In Ramlibacter sp., the sequence GTGGGCCCCAACAGCGACGACGGCTACAAGATCGACGACTTCTACTACCTGAGCCGCACCGCGCTGGTCAAGGACGAGAAGCACTACGACAAGTTTGACCGTGCCTTTGCCGCCTATTTCAAGGGTGTCGAGATGGTGGCCGACTTCACCAAGGACGTTCCCCTGGAGTGGCTGCGCAAGAACCTCGAGCTGGAACTCAGCCCCGAGGAAAAGGCCAAGATCGAGGCCATGGGCTGGGATGAGCTCATGGAGACGCTCAAGAAGCGTTTTGAAGAGCAGAAGGAGCGCCACGAAGGCGGCAGCAAGATGATTGGCACGGGCGGCACCAGCCCCTTCGGCGCCAACGGCTTCAACCCCCAGGGCATCCGCATCGGCCAGGAAAAAAGCCGCAACAGGAGCGCGGTCAAGGTCTGGGACCAGCGGGCCTACAAGGACTACGACGACCAGCAGGAACTGGGCACGCGCAACATCAAGATCGCCCTGCGCCGCCTGCGCAAGTTCGCGCGCGAGGGCCATGAAGACGAGCTGGACCTGGACGACACCATCCGCAGCACGGCCGCCAATGCCGGCTGGCTCGACATCAAGATGCGGCCCGAGCGGCACAACAACGTCAAGGTACTGCTGCTCATGGACGTGGGCGGCACCATGGACGAGCACATCCACCGCGTGGAAGAAATGTTCTCGGCCACCAAGACCGAGTTCAAGCACATGGAGTTTTATTACTTCCACAACTGCGTCTACGACTTCATGTGGAAGAACAACCGCCGCCGCTTCAGCGAGAAGTTTGCCACCTGGGACATCATCCGCAAGTACAACAAGGACTACAAGCTGATCTTCATCGGCGATGCGACCATGAGCCCTTACGAAATATTGCAACCGGGCGGCAGCGTCGAGTACAACAATGAGGAAGCGGGCGCCGAATGGCTGCAGCGCCTCACCCATGCCTTCCCCAAGTTCGCGTGGATCAACCCCGAGCCACGGGGCGTCTGGCAGTACCGCCAGAGCATCAGCGTGATCCAGCAACTCATGAGCCACCGCATGTACCCCCTGACCATCAAGGGGCTTGAGGAAGCCATGCGCCTGCTTTCCAAGTAAGGTAGGCGGGTGCCCCGCCTTCCTGCCTTTTGCTCTCCCCTGCCTGTCCTGCCCGCCTGGTTGCGGCCTGTCATCCTGATGGGCATGCTGGCGGGCTTTTGGGCGCTCCCCGCGGGCGCCCAGTCCGCCGTCACCGCCACCGTCACGCTGACCCCGGCGTCCGGCGCCACGCAGACGGCGCCCCCTCCCGAGCCACCGCCACCCGCAGTCAAAGCGCCGGACACGCCAGGTGGCTCCGTGGGGCCGACCCAGGCCGATCCCGAAGTCACGGCTTTTGACATCGAGGTGCGGGCGCCGGAACCCGTCCGCGGGATGCTGGAGAAGCACATGGAGCTGCGCCGCTACCGTGCAGTGACCGACCTGGACCAGGCCGAACTCGCGCGCCTTGTGGCACTGGCCCGGCAGGACGTGCGCAACCTGGTGGGCACGCTGGGTTATTTCAGCCCCACCATCGACATCGTCCGCGAAGCCGGCGCCGGAGGCCGACCGCGCATCGTGGTGACCGTGGCGACCGGTCCCGTCACGCAAATTGACAGCGTCAACATCGCCTTCAGCGGTGACATTGCCGAATCGGCGGACGCCGATGCGCAGCGCCAGCAGGCGGAGATCCGGCGCGACTGGCGCTTGCCCGCCGGCCGGCCCTTCACGCAGGACGCCTGGGACGCCGCCAAGTCGCAGGCCCTGCGCCAGCTGGTCGCGCGCCGGTACCCGGCCGGTCAGGTCTCCTACAGCCTGGCCGACGTGAACGCGCCAGCCAACCGGGTCAGCCTGGGCCTGCAACTCGATTCGGGGCCGCTGTTCCGGCTCGGGCCCATGAACGTGTCGGGCATGGAGCGCTACGACCCGCGGCTGGTGCCGCGCCTGGCGCGCCTGCCCGCAGGCACGGTGTATGACCAGCAGCAGTTGGTGGATGCCCAGCAGCGCCTGTCGGCCAGCGGTTAC encodes:
- a CDS encoding VWA domain-containing protein translates to MLIDFFYTLRSAKLPVSVKEYLTLMEALKEGVVGPNSDDGYKIDDFYYLSRTALVKDEKHYDKFDRAFAAYFKGVEMVADFTKDVPLEWLRKNLELELSPEEKAKIEAMGWDELMETLKKRFEEQKERHEGGSKMIGTGGTSPFGANGFNPQGIRIGQEKSRNRSAVKVWDQRAYKDYDDQQELGTRNIKIALRRLRKFAREGHEDELDLDDTIRSTAANAGWLDIKMRPERHNNVKVLLLMDVGGTMDEHIHRVEEMFSATKTEFKHMEFYYFHNCVYDFMWKNNRRRFSEKFATWDIIRKYNKDYKLIFIGDATMSPYEILQPGGSVEYNNEEAGAEWLQRLTHAFPKFAWINPEPRGVWQYRQSISVIQQLMSHRMYPLTIKGLEEAMRLLSK